The following coding sequences lie in one Lolium perenne isolate Kyuss_39 chromosome 2, Kyuss_2.0, whole genome shotgun sequence genomic window:
- the LOC139835272 gene encoding protein ALP1-like — translation MPKPPINTPQMVSLIPHLTSSAPLSISTPLNAMSSSSSSSSDGMEGDMIEQFQEEYEEEMLNEEVVPRRRRRREFIRRDHLGAHDRLFEDYFAYDCNYPPSYFRRRYRMRRSLFLRIVDRLGEYSLYFTQRVDALNRAGFSPLQKCTTALRLLAYGAAADTIDEWLKLARQTSSDCLDRFCEGIIDCYGETFCRRPIVEDTQRLLAKAEERGFPGMLGSIDCMHWQWRNCPVAHAGQFTRGDIKHPTIILEAVASYDRWIWHAFFGVAGSNNDINVLNQSPLFTDVLRGEAPVVNFTVNGHEYHYGYYLADGIYPSLPVFMKGVTFPQSEKHRVFTAAQSAWRKDVECAFGVLKARFNILAVPRRSYSRRTLGLIMRACVILHNMIIDDERGTNLDNIYEKVASNVGPAIHHHAPPSLAARIQMDTEMRESPMYTQLQHDLIEHVWANS, via the coding sequence atgccaaaaccccctataaataccccccaaATGGTTTCACTCATTCCACACCTCACTTCATCAGCTCCACTCTCCATTTCCACTCCTCTCAACGCCATGTCTTCGTCTAGCAGCAGTTCGAGCGACGGAATGGAGGGTGATATGATCGAGCAGTTCCAGGAGGAGTATGAGGAGGAGATGCTCaacgaggaggtggtgccaagaCGTCGACGCCGCCGAGAGTTCATCAGGCGTGATCATCTGGGTGCCCACGATCGGCTCTTCGAGGACTACTTCGCCTACGACTGCAACTATCCTCCGAGCTACTTTCGGCGAAGGTATCGGATGAGGCGCTCCCtttttctgcgcattgtggatagaTTGGGTGAATACTCTCTGTATTTCACCCAACGAGTTGATGCTCTCAACCGTGCTGGTTTTTCTCCCCTACAAAAGTGTACTACGGCTTTGCGTCTGTTAGCTTATGGAGCCGCTGCAGATACGATAGATGAGTGGCTTaagttagctagacaaacttcatcAGATTGTCTAGATAGATTCTGTGAAGGCATCATTGACTGTTACGGGGAGACGTTTTGCCGTCGCCCAATTGTGGAGGATACTCAGCGGCTGTTAGCGAAAGCCGAGGAGCGTGGCTTTCCGGGCATGTTagggagcatcgattgcatgcattggcagtGGAGGAACTGCCCAGTGGCTCATGCTGGTCAATTCACAAGGGGAGACATCAAACATCCTACCATAATTTTAGAAGCCGTGGCGTCGTATGATCGTTGGATCTGGCATGCCTTTTTTGGAGTGGCCGggtccaacaacgacatcaatgtactcaaccagtcgccgttgttcactgatgtgcttaggggagaagcacccgtagtgaacttcacggtgaatggacacgagtaccactatggttactaccttgccgacggcatctacccctccttgccggtgttcatgaaaggtgttacttttccacaaagtgaaaagcatcgagtgttcactgctgctcaatcagcttggcgcaaagatgtcgagtgtgcatttggagtgctgaaggctaggttcaacattctagcagttccgagacgctcctactcgaggcgtactcttgggttgatcatgcgtgcatgtgtcattctgcacaacatgatcatcgacgatGAGCGTGGTACAAATTTGGACAACATCTATGAGAAAGTTGCTTCAAATGTCGGCCCTGCAATACACCACCATGCACCACCAAGCCTAGCAGCTAGGATTCAGATGGACACCGAAATGAGGGAGTCACCGATGTATACACAGCTCCAGCATGATTTGATTGAGCATGTGTGGGCTAATTCCtag